TTTACTCATTATAGGAAATGTATTCTTTTCTAAATACGGAGGAGAGAGTACGGTACAGTGGTCTTTTCCATGGATGTTACTTGCATTAGCAACATCTATTAATTTGTTTTTTTCCCCCCTTCTCTCTTTTATGGAAGGAATTAATTTGATTAAGTATGTGGCTCAGATTAGATTAATACAGAAGAGTGTTCAACTTTTTATACTTTTTGCATTATTGATGATGGGGTGTAAACTTTATTCTGTTGCGATATCTTTGATGATTTCATCTTTAATTTTTCCATTCTTATTTTTCTTATCAAAGAATAAGAATATTTTTTTAGCTCTGTGGAAAGAAAGAGGTGAATGGAGTGTGAGTTACAAAAGAGAAATCTTCCCTCTTCAATGGAAAATAGCATTGAGTTGGATTAGCGGTTATTTTGTATATCAATTATTCAACCCTGTTGTTTTTGCTACAAGTGGAGCTGTTGTTGCAGGGCAGATGGGAGTAACAATAGCTGTCTTAGGTGGTGTTTCAACAATTTTTATGAGTTGGATGAATACTAAGGTTCCTATGTTTTCTAGTTTTATTGCTAAAAGAGAATATAAAATGTTAGATATAGCTTTTAAAAAAAATTTAATACAAACTTTAGTGGCTACTTTAGTGGGATTACTCATGGTAGTTATAGCTGTTGCTTTTCTTAGATATTTTAAAATTTCATACGCTAACCGCTTTTTATCGATGGATCTTTTTGTTCTATTGTCTATAGCTACATTCTTTAATCAAGTTGTATCCTCTTTAGCATTATACCTAAGATGTCACAAAAAAGAACCATTGTTAATATATTCTATTGTTTTAGGTATATTAACAGGAGGAGGGACTTTATTTTTTGGTAACAAGTATGGTGTAGATGGGGTTGTTATAAGCTATACTTTTTTTGTTGTAGTGATAGGTTTCCCATGGGTTTATAATGTTTTTAAAACAAAAAAGGCAGAATGGCACAAAATCAAAATATAGATAGTCACAAACCAACGTTAGCTCTTGCTATTCCTACATACAATCGTCCTGAGATTTTGAAGGAGAATCTTTTAAAGATTATAAATGAACTAAGTAGAT
The genomic region above belongs to Riemerella anatipestifer and contains:
- a CDS encoding lipopolysaccharide biosynthesis protein — protein: MQKIRNILERIGLDGAVFYTVLGRVIQGGGGLISIFFITNYLSKIEQGYFYTFSSLVAIQVFFELGFTGIVTQYVAHEFAYLRIGKDFKIEGDLQYKSRLSSLFRFCVKWYVIISLLLFCLLLIIGNVFFSKYGGESTVQWSFPWMLLALATSINLFFSPLLSFMEGINLIKYVAQIRLIQKSVQLFILFALLMMGCKLYSVAISLMISSLIFPFLFFLSKNKNIFLALWKERGEWSVSYKREIFPLQWKIALSWISGYFVYQLFNPVVFATSGAVVAGQMGVTIAVLGGVSTIFMSWMNTKVPMFSSFIAKREYKMLDIAFKKNLIQTLVATLVGLLMVVIAVAFLRYFKISYANRFLSMDLFVLLSIATFFNQVVSSLALYLRCHKKEPLLIYSIVLGILTGGGTLFFGNKYGVDGVVISYTFFVVVIGFPWVYNVFKTKKAEWHKIKI